DNA sequence from the Acidobacteriota bacterium genome:
GACATAGTTCTGGTTAAAGGTTCGCGTGGAGTCAATTTAGAAAGGGTTACGGAAATGCTTGCAAAATCCCGCGAGCATCCTTCTGGCAAGTGCGGAGAAGTTCCGAAAAAAGCGGTCTGATAGAGATTCATGTTTTATTACCTTTACCTGACATTTCATACCCAGTTTCATATTTTCAATCTCTTTCGGTACGTCACTTTTCGGACCGCATATGCCAGTCTGACCGCACTATTCCTATCCATGTTTCTCGGGCCCTATGTAATCAGGAAGCTCAAGCAGTTTCAGATCGGGCAATATATTCGGGAGGACGGGCCCAAGGCGCATCAGGCCAAGGCCGGGACGCCCACGATGGGTGGCGTTCTCATCAACCTGTGCATTGTAATTCCCACGCTTTTGTGGGCCGACCTCAGCAATCCTTTCGTCTGGCTGGCGCTCGGAGTGACTGCCGCGTTTGCCGGTATCGGCTTTTGGGACGACTATCAGAAGGTGAGAAAACGAAACAACCTGGGGCTGACGGCCCGAACGAAATTCATGCTGCAGATTCTGGTCAGCTTCGTTTTTGGTATGATCCTGGTGGCTATGACGGCCTGGGGTCTTTATTCTACGGCTATCGTGTTTCCTTTTTTTAAGCGTATTCATCCCAGCTTCACATTTCAGGCCCTGTTGGTCAATTCATGGAGTTATCCTCTTGCATTTCTGCCGTTTGTCGCTTTCGTGATCCTCATATTGGTAGGTTCATCCAATGCTGTCAATTTGACTGACGGGCTGGATGGCCTGGCCATCGGCTGCATTGTTGTGGCTGCTTCGGCGTTGACAGTGCTCACGTATGTTTCCGGCCACGCCGTGTGGTCCGCCTACCTCGACATTGAGCACTTACCGCAGGCCGCAGAATTGACGATCTTCTGTGGGGCGATGGTTGGCTCCAGCCTTGGGTTCCTCTGGTACAACGCTTATCCGGCGGAGATTTTTATGGGTGACGTGGGTTCGCTGTCACTGGGAGGAGCGGTGGCCGCAGTGGCCGTGATTATCAAACAGGAACTTCTTCTGCCATTTATCGGCGGCATTTTCGTGATTGAGGCGCTTTCCGTCATTCTGCAGGTGGGGTCGTACAAGCTCCGCCGGAAACGAGTGTTCAGGATGGCGCCCTTGCATCACCACTTTGAGCTGCAGGGATGGAAGGAGTCAAAAATTATTGCACGCTTCTGGATTGCCGCATTAATCTGCGCCCTGTTCGCGCTGACAACGTTAAAGCTCCGGTAGGGTGCAGGGAACATTTGACGCGAGGAGTTCACGCGCATAATCTGCGTGTAAATATTCGATGGAAAAACCAATATCCTTCCGCAACCTGAGGCGGCTGAGCCTGACGCGAAGGTCCCTTTCGGTTGTGATACCGGAAATCCTGGAGACTCGCCTTCACTCAAAGGGCCATGAATGGCTGGCGAGGCATCCCTGATGGATATTCGGGGCAAAAATGTACTAGTGGTGGGATTGGCTCGGAGCGGTGTGGTAGCCGCTCGATGGCTGAGCGAGCACGGAGCGGCAGTCACCGGCACCGACACGAGGGGACCCGAGGCGTTCCAAAAGGTGATTCCGGACCTCTTTAACTGGAAAATTGGCCTCGAACTTGGTCTGCACAGGGAATCGACTTTTCTCCGACAGGACCTTATTGTTGTTAGCCCAGGCGTGCCAGCAGATCTGCCAATCCTGAACCTGGCCAGACAGAAGGGAATACCAGTGGTGCCAGAAATCGAAGTGGCCGGCTGGTTTCTCAAGGGGCGCTTGGCGGGCATTACAGGAACCAACGGCAAGACAACCACTACGACTCTGCTGGGAAGGATTATGGAAGCATCTGGCTATGCCACTTTTGTAGGGGGGAACATCGGCGTGCCCTTGCTATCGGCGGTTGATCTTGACCCGCCGGCGTCCGTGATTGTTGCAGAATTGAGCAGTTTTCAGCTCGAAACCATCAGCTCGTTCCGACCGCACGTGGCTGCCTTGCTGAACTTGAGCCCGAATCATCTGGATCGACACCCCAACTTCGAAGCGTATATTGCCGCGAAAGCCAGGATCTTTAGCAACCAGACCGAGGATGACTACGCAATCCTGAATGCGGACGACGAAAACGTAATGAAGCTTGTCCCGTCAATTCGAAGCCAAAAGGTTTTTTTCAGCCGGCGGCGGGAGCTTCCGAACGGTACATTCGTATCGGGTGGAATGGTTCTCTACCGCGTGCAAAACCTGGAAGTGGCGTTGATGCGGACGAGCGACGTCCGGCTGCTGGGCGACTTTAATCTGGAAAATGTGCTCGCTGCCTCCGCTGCCGCTTGCGTCCTGGGAGCAGAGTTTAGTTCCATCCGTCGGGCCGTCCGTGATTTCAGCGGTGTGGAACACCGGCTGGAGTTCGTGCGCGAAATCCGAGGCGTGGAATTTTACAACGATTCCAAGGCGACGAGTGTGGACGCGGCCGCCAAGGCGCTATCAACTTTTGAGAGAGGGGTGCACTTGATTCTGGGAGGCAAGGACAAAGGTGCACCCTACGCGCCACTCCGGAGCTTGTTGAAAGATCGGGTTCGTGAAGTTCTAGTGATTGGAGCTGCCCAGAAGCGAATTGCAAATGACCTGGCTGGCGCCGTGGAGATTGTTGAGGCCGGGGATCTGGAGACGGCTGTGATGACGGCGGCGGAGCGGGCGAGGCCAGGCGATGTGGTTTTGCTGGCACCTGCCTGTTCCAGCTTCGATCAGTTTCAGGATTTTGAGCACCGTGGGCGGGTATTCAAGGATCTGGTTGAACGGCTGGCAGAAAAAAGCTCAATGAAAGGGAACGATAGAGTTGCTCATCAGGAGAGCGCCTTTCCTGGCCCCGCTACTCGAATGGCTGGAGAGGCTGCTATGTTGCCGGCTGCTCCGTCTGTGACGGACGGACCGAAAAAGCCCGCGGCAGGGCAGGAGGCGTCCTGCATCCAGAAGGATTCTGTTCCCATTGAGCCCGAGCCGCTAGTGCTGGCCGCCCCGCGCGAACTGGCATACGTTTTCGAAGTGAGCGCCGAGGAAGCCTCGATGCCGGGCTATAGAGATTTTGAAGGAGCTGCAGATGAATTTGTGTTGGATGAGGATGACCTGACGCCGCCCGAGACGGTTAAAGACGAGGCGTTTGCGTATGAAGTTCGTGCCGCAACTTCGATGGATACCGGAAGTGCGGATGCTCAAAAAGAAACTTCGCCCAAGACCAATTATCGCAAGCGTTCACATGCGCGAAAGGTAAAGTAGCGTCCGATGGCGCGACATCTCCAGACTGACAAGGTGCTGTTCGGGACGGTGGTGACCCTGCTCCTGTTCGGGCTTGTTATGGTGTTCAGCGCTTCTGCAGTGATTGCACAGGAGGGCTTTGGCTCAAGTTACCACTTTCTTTTCCGCCAGGCATGCTGTGCGATCTTGGGACTGGTTCTGATGGTGATCATGATGAATGCTGATTACCGGCGTCTGGCCAAACCCAATGTGATCTTCCCGGCGGTTGCCATCCAGGTCTTGCTACTTTTGGTAGCGATGGTCCAGTCGCCGGTTCATAACACCCACCGTTGGGTGCACCTGGAATCGGTGATGATCCAGCCTTCAGAACTTTCAAAAGTCATTATCGTTATTTTCCTCGCCTATTTTCTTGAGATGCGCAAGGGCGAAATCGAAGACTGGAAACGCACTTTACTGCCGATCGGCCTGGTTGTAGGAACTTCTGGCCTGCTGATCCTGAAGGAGCCCGATTTTGGGACTACTCTGGCGCTTTGCATGATCGTGGCTGCCATGCTTTTCGTCGCGGGGCTACGACTGGTTTATTTCGGTTATGCAATGCTGGCAGCATTCCCGATGCTGATGTTGTTAATTTTCGACACGAGTTACCGGGCGAAGCGCATCACGGCATTCCTGCATCCTTACTCCGACCCGCTGGGTACAGGATTTCAGATCATCCAGTCGTACATCGCAGTGGGAACAGGCGGAATTTCCGGCCTCGGCCTGATGGAAGGCAAAGAGAAACTCTTTTTTTTGCCGGAGCCGCAGAATGATTTTATTTTTGCGGTGATCAGTGAGGAACTGGGCTTTATTGGAGCGGTGCTTGTTGTCGCGTTGTTCTGCGTGATTTTGTGGCGTGGGCTGCGGGCGGCTGCGCGTTGTTCAAACGATTTTGGGAGATTGCTGGCAGTGGGAATCACTGTCATGGTTGTTGGCCAGGCGCTGGTGAACATCAGCGTCGTGGTTGGGCTGCTTCCCACCAAGGGAATTCCTCTGCCGCTAATCAGTTACGGAGGGTCGTCCCTGGTTATGACGCTGCTGGCCATCGGGATACTTCTTAACATATCCCAGAACACGAGCTAGCAAAGCACGCTTGCAGGAAGAGGCCTTTGAATGTACGGCCAGAGTGAGTTAATTTGCGAAAAGGAGCCGCCCCTGCAACCCCTAACCAGGTCGGCATCGCGTCGCCAGGTGCGCATCCTCATGGCTGCGGGTGGGACAGGTGGTCACATCTTCCCTGCGCTGGCGGTGGCGGATGAAATGCGCCGGCGGTCTGAGGTTACCGATCCGGGAGCTGCGCAGTATGAGACGGTGTTCTTGGGAAGAGGCCGGGGACTCGAATCGCGCGTGATTCCTCGGGCGGGGTATCGGCTGGAGACGATCCATGCAGCAGGCTTGAAGGGCATATCCGGGTGGAGAAAGGTTCTGAATGCGGCTTGGCTGCCGCGGAGCGCTTTTGAAGCGGCAAGGGTGATCTACCGGTTCCGCCCTGCTGTTGTTTTGGGAATTGGCGGTTACATATCCGGCCCGGTGATGGCAGAGGCCGCGCTTGCCGGCATTCCAACACTTCTGTATGAGCCTAACGTGGTTCCGGGATTTACAAACCGGGTTCTGGCGCCCGTGGTGCGGCTTGCTGCTGTGGGCTTTGAACAATCCCTCGCGGCTTATGGATCCAAAGGACGGTTGACCGGGCATCCAGTCCGCCGGGAGTTCTATGGGGTTGAGCCGAAGCCCCACAAGCCTCCATACACGGTGCTCATTGTTGGCGGGAGCCAGGGAGCGAGGGCGTTGAACCAGTGTCTGATCGAGAGCCTTGTGTTATTCAGGTCAAAAGCGCCCGGAATGCTCAGTTTTAT
Encoded proteins:
- a CDS encoding phospho-N-acetylmuramoyl-pentapeptide-transferase, translating into MFYYLYLTFHTQFHIFNLFRYVTFRTAYASLTALFLSMFLGPYVIRKLKQFQIGQYIREDGPKAHQAKAGTPTMGGVLINLCIVIPTLLWADLSNPFVWLALGVTAAFAGIGFWDDYQKVRKRNNLGLTARTKFMLQILVSFVFGMILVAMTAWGLYSTAIVFPFFKRIHPSFTFQALLVNSWSYPLAFLPFVAFVILILVGSSNAVNLTDGLDGLAIGCIVVAASALTVLTYVSGHAVWSAYLDIEHLPQAAELTIFCGAMVGSSLGFLWYNAYPAEIFMGDVGSLSLGGAVAAVAVIIKQELLLPFIGGIFVIEALSVILQVGSYKLRRKRVFRMAPLHHHFELQGWKESKIIARFWIAALICALFALTTLKLR
- the murD gene encoding UDP-N-acetylmuramoyl-L-alanine--D-glutamate ligase → MDIRGKNVLVVGLARSGVVAARWLSEHGAAVTGTDTRGPEAFQKVIPDLFNWKIGLELGLHRESTFLRQDLIVVSPGVPADLPILNLARQKGIPVVPEIEVAGWFLKGRLAGITGTNGKTTTTTLLGRIMEASGYATFVGGNIGVPLLSAVDLDPPASVIVAELSSFQLETISSFRPHVAALLNLSPNHLDRHPNFEAYIAAKARIFSNQTEDDYAILNADDENVMKLVPSIRSQKVFFSRRRELPNGTFVSGGMVLYRVQNLEVALMRTSDVRLLGDFNLENVLAASAAACVLGAEFSSIRRAVRDFSGVEHRLEFVREIRGVEFYNDSKATSVDAAAKALSTFERGVHLILGGKDKGAPYAPLRSLLKDRVREVLVIGAAQKRIANDLAGAVEIVEAGDLETAVMTAAERARPGDVVLLAPACSSFDQFQDFEHRGRVFKDLVERLAEKSSMKGNDRVAHQESAFPGPATRMAGEAAMLPAAPSVTDGPKKPAAGQEASCIQKDSVPIEPEPLVLAAPRELAYVFEVSAEEASMPGYRDFEGAADEFVLDEDDLTPPETVKDEAFAYEVRAATSMDTGSADAQKETSPKTNYRKRSHARKVK
- the ftsW gene encoding putative lipid II flippase FtsW translates to MARHLQTDKVLFGTVVTLLLFGLVMVFSASAVIAQEGFGSSYHFLFRQACCAILGLVLMVIMMNADYRRLAKPNVIFPAVAIQVLLLLVAMVQSPVHNTHRWVHLESVMIQPSELSKVIIVIFLAYFLEMRKGEIEDWKRTLLPIGLVVGTSGLLILKEPDFGTTLALCMIVAAMLFVAGLRLVYFGYAMLAAFPMLMLLIFDTSYRAKRITAFLHPYSDPLGTGFQIIQSYIAVGTGGISGLGLMEGKEKLFFLPEPQNDFIFAVISEELGFIGAVLVVALFCVILWRGLRAAARCSNDFGRLLAVGITVMVVGQALVNISVVVGLLPTKGIPLPLISYGGSSLVMTLLAIGILLNISQNTS
- the murG gene encoding undecaprenyldiphospho-muramoylpentapeptide beta-N-acetylglucosaminyltransferase, producing the protein MYGQSELICEKEPPLQPLTRSASRRQVRILMAAGGTGGHIFPALAVADEMRRRSEVTDPGAAQYETVFLGRGRGLESRVIPRAGYRLETIHAAGLKGISGWRKVLNAAWLPRSAFEAARVIYRFRPAVVLGIGGYISGPVMAEAALAGIPTLLYEPNVVPGFTNRVLAPVVRLAAVGFEQSLAAYGSKGRLTGHPVRREFYGVEPKPHKPPYTVLIVGGSQGARALNQCLIESLVLFRSKAPGMLSFIHQTGEADYNAVGVAYGGQWAGSEVRAFIDDIAGAFSRADLVICRAGAATVAELAAAGKASILVPFPSATDQHQLHNARALEHAGAACVIEQKDLNPGHLVDCAMDLLGDPAKLALMEQRAKSLARPEAASRIADLIEELCCIG